The sequence gattgttgaaatagtctacccctatgaattgtgctttaaatagggtggccattctttctccaatttcgctgagggattctcctgctaagattgattccttcgtatctggcatagtcatctcccaagcaatcttgacagatcccattagactcatttctagaagtttaatgaatccttttttattgagatctaatgtccctgctgcaattctcatagctgacgtccaatcatctataagatcttctctatttttgaagtccaaaacatcaaggtttaacataaccccgtaaggatgtattggatctaaaacagtttttccgtaaggagtttgatggagtgggattttactccttcttgatctggttcctgctggatgtgaattttctccaacctgaaactcactatgtggttcttttGTTTTAAccgcatatcttgggggattccctatgggttgttcaccctcaggggagttcatttttagatctactactttgagattcgcaaaagaatctgcgagatcttgtagatcctcgagatttaatctctctaaagtagtcatcagatagtgtttttctctgatactgcttttataagattaatcatcctttcatcatcagttaaaggtttttgaaacattttggttttacctttctgatgtaataacggttcggtaccaaacgagagtggtaaccttcctcctgtatttccttttctagaacctgaagtttgttctagatttgtgattttagtttgaagattctttagggttacaagaatttcttcttgtttcttaaggattccttcaatctgccgaggtatttcatacagctgattgttgtaatattgtaccgtcttttgaatttctctaagatcttcggagagtttagaggaatctggggtaatttctaaaaattgagagttagaaatcatctttctatcgtaagtaatctattgtgaacagattaacttgtttataggatttcatataaataaaatcctcttgattcaaaccttcgtttgaagtcatcttttgtaaaaaaatcttctcctcaacaaagaaaagtatgagttaacgaataatattaagtctgaatatttaacctaaagctctgataccattttttgcATATAATTCTTTGTTCCAAAATAAGCATTAAAACATGAGATATAAGCACAGAGAACTTTAGATATAAGTATAAAACCTTCAGATCTAAGCACAAAACAACCCATAttgagtacaagaattaaatattaaaataatcaagTTTTGTGGTCCTTAGGGAGTGCAAAGAAAAAATCTTTAAGGAAGGGAGTTGGAAGAAAGAAAGGTTTGGGTTTGAGGATTTATTCATAATTGACTCTTATTTGAATACATTTGAGGagcattaatattttttaaaaaaaaataaaataaaatttgacaaAAGATTAGTACTCCAAATTTTCCACTAAAAGTCTAAAACTCTCACTCGAACTTAAGCCAACCTATACCTAGTTCCAAAAGCTAGTATAGGCTGTATAGCTACCCGCAAACATAAAtggatttattttaaaaataattttttatatatttatatatcataaatttaaaagttattattattattacacatttttaagtagaaataaaaaattctagatgaaaaaaaaacatattaatcAATAAGTCATAAAGCTTTATTTTCAATCTCCATGATGAGCCCGACCGATCGAGCTCAGGAAATCAATTTACAatctatatattaattaattaattaatattaataaaacaaaacttTTGAGCTGGGTTAGGTGAGCTCCCTCAATTCAATATTTTGAACCCAATCAACTTCAACCCAATCTTTAATTCCTTGAAAAATTTACAAAAGTAGCCCTATAAATTAATTGGCTTGTTATAGCATGTAGTCTCCAGTAGTCAAACCGATCTGCCGGTTCGTTCGAGACACTTGTCCCCctctaaatttattttatataatttctttattttttttaattttttacccTCATTTGACCACCGtaattttctaaaaattaattcaatatttattttcaattataaaattaaataataaaaatatatctctaaattaaatttgttttttatAATCTTTGTAACTAGTTGGAAAATTTTCGCTTTGTTATTAATGTCTTGCTTTACAGAAAACATCATATGTTTAATTCCTCTTATATTTTTGGTTTATCTTGTAAAAAATTTCACTTCGCTTACGATTaagattaataatattataaatatattagaaAATTGAGATAATGAACTATAAACTAATATTTACTTTTTCCTAAGATGAATTCATAATTTAATGATCTAcgttaaacaaattaaatactTTCATTAAACTATTAACatgtaaaaaaattatcaaaaataaacATGAACTAACCGAAAAGTAGTGGCATACAAATtacaattttaagtttttttttataaaaaaattatgaatctTTGAATATTAAccaatttaaaatttaagatgCATAGTTTGTAGCTTATGAAAAAAGCTTATAAAACAtcgaaaatacttaaaattttcattttaaaaaaatgtatattgTTGTCAAAATTGAAAACAAAGGTTCAAAATTGAGAAATGGGTTTGCAAGTGGGTGAAAAGGTGAACgaacaaaaataaacaaatgaATAAGAAAttatgaaataaattaaaagGTGGGACACATGTCAAAACATAAATATCTTAGGACATTGCTCTTATGTCAGGGTCGAACTAACCGATCTTCGTCCATTAATACTTTCTTCTCATTCTAGTCATTTTTTTATCGGAGTGCTAAAATGGTGCTGACCACACATGACAGTGTCCACCATAAATGTCTCCAATCTCCGAGTGTTGGCATGTCAGTAACATCCAATGACGCGACATCATTGTCGTTAAAACAAAAGTAAACGCTAAAACAGACCAAATTTACGAGACGATTTTTACAGTATTCCTTAATTTTTCTTACCTAGAACGAggacatatattatatattttaaaaaaaatgaatttgtcTCGAGTCATTCGCAGTTTTAAAGAAGATGTCATGTCCCTACCTGatctctttttttaaaaatgagaaCTTGTTGAAATATTTAATCCAACATTTTTGACTAAAACACCAAAAACACTGAAACACAAACGCAGATTCGTAGAAGCCCAACAAATGGCAACTATTTCAGCTCACCAACCACCAATACACATTACGTACTGAGCAACAAGAATACTTCAAATCTCTCAGGTTAATTTGTTACCACCAAATTCAGGTCAACCTACTGCTATACATATTACCAAGTAATAATATCTACTTTCGAagacttggttttttttttaaaaaaaaaataaaaataatttaataatatatgatatctCAACTATGTTGTTGCGTGGCAAGAACCCCACGCTGATTCTTTCGGCAGTTGGCCTGGCTTAGCTGTATATATAATCCCCCCAATTCATTCAAACTCTTCAAACATTTATCTTGTTTTCTCCATTTTGTTTATATAATTCAGTACaaaccaaattaaaaaaaaaggtgTTTTCTTTAATTCTCTCCATTTTCCATTCTTCAATTCTGTACGTGCACAGAAGCAGATTTGAATCAATATATCCAATTAGAATGGACAACTGGAAGAATTTGATCCACCTATTCGTGTCTATATTTCTGTCGTATTTCGCGTCTTTGTTGGTGAATCCCACGATCGCGGACGTCACGCTCGGGGCGGTTTGCCCCGGAGAAGATGAATGCTCCCTCGCCATTTATCTCACAGGCTTCCAGCAGGCGGTATGTtcattatatttaaatatttgtctctgtgtgtgtgtgtgttttttttttttttgcatgaaTATGTTATATATACTGTTGAGTGTGTATGTATTTTAAACAcatatatatagacacacatGTAGTACTGCTCATTATAGTTTAGATCATATAGGCAACTACCATGGATAACAGCTGACGTGGCACCATGTATATCCAATAAGTGATTGTCACGTCAGTTGTTGCTCACGTAGTTGTCCATGATAGTTGGCTATGTGATCAAAACTACTGCTCATTATATATGTATGCTTAAAATGTTCGAACGGCCGGCGCCTGTATTTGCTCCTCTAGTTCTTTTATGTACGTGCTTGTGTGTACGCTCACGCACCATATTTTGATCGGATATTTTATCATATGTTTTATGATAAAATAGGTTCAAAATATCAaagttttgatatatatttttgttattagAACTCTTCAAGTGAGTAATTTGATTATGATCCTATCAATAATTACGGGGTTCAAAAATTGGCTATGGATATCGTGTATGGGCGGATAAGAAAAACATTGTcctataattatatattatattatcatGAAGTGGGTGTGTATATGTCAACTAATTTTGACTGGGTCTGCATATGTTTTATGATGAttgttaaaattaaaaaaaaaatgataattcatTTATTAGGAAATTCCACTTGATTGTCACTAAATAACAAATCAAATACTCAATCATTAATATATTTTACCATATACATGCTTACAAGTTATTATGTATTTCGTATCATTGAACCCTTCAAATCTTGTACATagtcaaatataaatataatataaataaataaataaatatgacaataaaaagataaatttgTTTTAAATCCTTGAAGTGAAACTTAAGTGTGTATTCGATCTctgtcaaaaaaaatatttatttgctCTCAATGAtccacataaaaatatttttacactCCTATATGTTTTTTCACATTTGAAAATCGATATAAAACAATGAAAtatgatattaatatattatatcgTACTAATATGCGATATTTAAGGTTCATATCTTTtactaattttaaataaatttaaatttgagGCCCCAAATCTTTGACTTAAAGCCTAGCCCAGGAACTGTAAATCCATAATAAACAAAGCCCATTGTAGAGAACAAAATTTTTcacagagaaaaaaaaaaaaaaaaaaaaagaaagaaatacaaacaaacaaacaaaacaacTTCAGCGAAAGTGGAAGTGATGATTGGAGGAACGATGAGCAAAATTCGAATTTTAGAAACAGAAACTCGTTCGATTCGAAGTAATGCTTTCATTTTTGGATGGTTATGAATCATATAATCTTATTGAAGTTAACGGTTTTGTGTAATTTGTAATGCAGATTGGAGGATTAGGTTCTGTGATTTTGACGCCGCTGATTGGGAATTTATCCGATGTCTATGGTCGGAAAAGTTTGCTCACGATCCCCATGATTCTCTCCACTATTCCTTTCTGTGCGTGATTTCGATTCTTTCCATGTCTTTTTTTTCCGCACTGATTCAGCTCGTGAAGTCAATTTTTCGATAGTTGTATCTTTTGGCGTAGTTTTTACTCAAAATTTTGATTCGTAAATGTGCAGCGATATTGGCGGTGAAGAGAAATACTGAATTCTTCTATGTATACTATGCTTTGAGGACCATAACATCCATGGTTTGCGACGGAGGCGTTATTTGCCTTTCTCTCGGTTATGTGGTAATTGTTACGGATATTTCTCTGTTTTTCCATTGCAAGAGCAAAATTACGAATCGAGTTGCGAGCGGATTTACCTGATAATGTTTATACTCAAGAGAGTTACATGATATTTCAGGCGGATAACGTATCGGAGGGGAAGCGTGTCTCTGCTTTTGGAATGTTTTCTGGTGTAATATCTGCTGCAACAGTTTTCGGAACATTAGCCGCTCGATTACTTCCGACTGCTCAAATTTTTCAGGTCTCTCTTCTCTCTTTGTTTGCATATTGAGTTGATTTTTGTTCAATTGAATGTGCCATCCCATTTTGGGCAAAATCAAAGATATATGAATTGAACTAAACTTCCGATTGCATCACCATTCAGGTAGCAGCAGTTTCATCTGTAGCTGCAGTTGTGTACATGAGAATTTTTCTCAAGGACACCACTCATGATATTGAACCTCTGGAGGAACCAATCTTGAAGCCAGGGAATGAAAAAAGTGAAGCTGTTAATGAAGCATTGGAAAACACAGAGACCATCAAGAAAATATCTTTGCCAAAGCATATAATTCGCTTGTTGAGTAGCAGGTAATGTTACATTTCAGATTTTTGCAATCCTCTTGAATGTGAAGAATCTGAAGATAGTGTTTTTTAATGGATTTCTCTTTGTTATTGGTTTGATGAAATGTTAATCATGACTGGTTATAATCTGTGATCCTCATATTGCAGTGTTACATTTTCGCTAGCATCATTTGTTGCTTTCTTCAATAGCCTGGCAGAGGCAGGGATTCAAGCTTTCTTGATGGTACTCTCTTTCTCTACATTCATGTGACATAAGATCGTTGGTTACATGTGCTGATAATTTGTAGTTATATGATGTAAAATGTCTTTGTTCAGTGCTTACATTGTTGTTACCTTTCTTTACTGCAGTATTTCTTGAAGGCACGTTTCCACTTCAACAAAGACCAATTCGCTGATATATGGCTCATTACCTACATTACAGCAACCATATCAAATGTAATTTCAAATCGCCAATTTTTAATATGTTATGTCATAATTGTTGGTGTTTCCTCATCAAATTTTAAGTGGTACTTGTTAGATGCACTGGATTTGTTTTGCTCACGAATTCTTGAAACTCGTGCAGATGGTCTTGATGCCCATTTTGGGCTCACTCCTTGGAGAGGAGACACTGCTTTGTTTAGGACTTTTCGCTGGATTTGTTAATGTAACCACACCTTCCAACTTCTAAGCCCTCTATTTATTTGCAATAAATATGTGGTAGCAAAATAACATTTTGGTTTCTGGTTTTGTGCAGATGCTACTGGACAGCATAGCTTGGGCACCATGGGTAAGCTATTTGGTGCCATCTAcaattttatttatgaatttgAGTTAGCTGGACTTATGTGGTTCAGAACCGTGGCATCGTTCTCATCATTAAATTTCACAATCTGCAGGTACCTTATGCTTCTGCTTTATTGGGCCTCCTCCTTAGCCTTGCAAGTCCTAGCGTGAGTTACTCATAATACATTATCAATCACTCTGTTTTCACTGTTATGGTAACTTATTGCTGATTAAAAGAATTGTTTCTCAAACTCACAGATAAGATGCATTATTTCAAAACAAGTCGGACCCTATGAACAGGGTATCGCTCAAGGATGCATTTTGGGCATAGCAGCATTAGCCAACGTCGCATCTCCATTAATTTTCAGTCCTCTTTCAGGTGATTCTTGAAACAATACTTACTTTCTTATT comes from Henckelia pumila isolate YLH828 chromosome 4, ASM3356847v2, whole genome shotgun sequence and encodes:
- the LOC140865060 gene encoding uncharacterized protein isoform X2, producing MILSTIPFSILAVKRNTEFFYVYYALRTITSMVCDGGVICLSLGYVADNVSEGKRVSAFGMFSGVISAATVFGTLAARLLPTAQIFQVAAVSSVAAVVYMRIFLKDTTHDIEPLEEPILKPGNEKSEAVNEALENTETIKKISLPKHIIRLLSSSVTFSLASFVAFFNSLAEAGIQAFLMYFLKARFHFNKDQFADIWLITYITATISNMVLMPILGSLLGEETLLCLGLFAGFVNMLLDSIAWAPWVPYASALLGLLLSLASPSIRCIISKQVGPYEQGIAQGCILGIAALANVASPLIFSPLSALFLSDSAPFNFPGFSIFCVGLSWFIGFLLSTMVKILPVLSRRRNQPCTLA
- the LOC140865060 gene encoding uncharacterized protein isoform X1, with amino-acid sequence MDNWKNLIHLFVSIFLSYFASLLVNPTIADVTLGAVCPGEDECSLAIYLTGFQQAIGGLGSVILTPLIGNLSDVYGRKSLLTIPMILSTIPFSILAVKRNTEFFYVYYALRTITSMVCDGGVICLSLGYVADNVSEGKRVSAFGMFSGVISAATVFGTLAARLLPTAQIFQVAAVSSVAAVVYMRIFLKDTTHDIEPLEEPILKPGNEKSEAVNEALENTETIKKISLPKHIIRLLSSSVTFSLASFVAFFNSLAEAGIQAFLMYFLKARFHFNKDQFADIWLITYITATISNMVLMPILGSLLGEETLLCLGLFAGFVNMLLDSIAWAPWVPYASALLGLLLSLASPSIRCIISKQVGPYEQGIAQGCILGIAALANVASPLIFSPLSALFLSDSAPFNFPGFSIFCVGLSWFIGFLLSTMVKILPVLSRRRNQPCTLA